AGAAATTGTAGGAAGCATAGCATTACGCTCACGCACTAGGCTACCATCACGCCAAAAAGTGAGATTAGCACGTGGCAACAGCAGCCCAGGATCAGTGCAGCGACACTTTACATCTGGGCCAATCTTCTCAATTACCTCAAACCTGACCATTCCTCCATCCACAAGAAGTTCATCACCTACTTTGACATCTGTAATATGTCCAACGAATATGAAATCATATTGAAAGTTAGACTAGTTTCTTCACTAGGGAAGAGAATTATTAATTCATTCTTCAACATAAAAATGGGATTTCCAGCCTTTAACCTTCAGCAAAGCCATCATAATTCACATGGATGGTACGTTCTGGAAGAGGTGAGTTAAAAGATCTTACACTAAATGTCCAAATTTCACCATCCTACAAAAAAGTAGTTTATTAGATAGTACATAGTAGACAGTCAAAAGTTTTAGGTGTTTAATAAATGAATCTGATAGAGCTGAGCATGCCTTAATTTAACAGTAGTAGCGACCTTTTTAAGCCTATAATGTAGAAATCAGTGGATTTAAGAACACATTTACAATTATCAGCAGTAAATGTAAGATGGTGCAATATGCCAATATCCATTAAGAAAGTTTCAAGAAAAAAGTAATCTCATAATAGCATATAGCTTCCAAAATTAGAAGTTAAAAATTTGTGGAAAACAAATTTCCAGCCAATATTTTCtgaaaagtcaaaaaaaaaaaaaactgaatgaTCAAAGCGCAAGGGTTTGCTTCAAAAATTGATATTTAATTTTAGACAAGCATAAATCCATCTTTTACTTCACTTGAGATCATCACTAAATTTTCATTGACATTTATCATAATAGAAGAAGACAACATGGTCAATCAAAtaattttataactataaaaacaAGCTGTGATGGCATAACTATTTGGTTTGGCAAATTCACAAGCAGCTGCTGTCTTCCACAACTCCTCTCATCTTCTTCTCCAGCATCAGTGGGCAACCACTGTCACCAATGAGAGAGAACAgtttctcttcctatcttttttctctctttcccTTCTCCGCCTCCTCACCTTCCTCTTCTCTCTCATTTCACcctcttaattttttattatccaGACAGACGAAGATCAAGAATCGATCAGCCAGGTAATTCAAACTGGAATTGACTGGATCTGGAAATAAAGACGCATTTAAAACAACCCAAATTCAGTTGTGATTTAATCAAGCTCGACTGGACTCAAGTCCAGAAAAAAGTTTGACCAAATTTCCAACTGGGATATGGCAGGTTTCTGGCTGACTTCAATCATTCTCAAACAAATCCTAATaggctacatcagttttcttctgATAAAAAAGCAGTCTCATATGATTTTAAGCTTTGTCCAACTGATCCAagattgttaaaaaaaaaagaagaagaaggtaatgTCCCAGTCTGATCTACCCAATAAACCCTGCCCTAACTTACTAAACCAATTGCTATTCTATAAATCATTTTACAAGGAGATGATACCAAAATTGATTAAAGGCTGTTGAACACACGAATTGGACAAATTAATTGCTTATAACTATtatcagaaaaaagaaaaaagtgcaGGAAAGAtgagaaaagcataaaaaaaggggaaaaaaagctGCATCTTTGAATGATTATTGTGCTCTTTTATCAAAGATCAACAATGAGTTTGTCAatataacaaatttaattttttttaagcatgCCATGTAACACTGCTCACACCTGTGGGCACCTATAATTTCCTTTTAGAATATAATATACATCCTTTGCTACCTCATATCTTTCAGTCGAATCTCCAAATAATTGCAAGGGACTTTACCAAAATATAGagcaagaaaaatatcataaatcgTACTATCAGGGTATCAATTTATTTGCACCCcttatcaaagaaaaagaaactagGTCTGTCGCATTACAATGAACGAAGCAGCTTTATTGTTGAGGGATCAGATAACCTCACCTCGGCCTTGGCTGAGGCAGCGCCACCAAGGTCACCCATGTGGATCTCACTACCCTCGGTATCCATCATCACCGCGACCGCAAACCCCTTCTCCTCGTTAAGCCGCCTGACCTGGCGGATAACCTGTCGATGCCACTCGTGCGTACCATGGCACATGTTCATCCTCGCGACGTTCATCCCAGCAACGGCGAGCGCCTCCAGCTGCTCGGCCCCGCACGTGGCCGGCCCAATCGTGCAGACCAGCTTCGTCCGCCTGGTGCTCCGGAAACCATTCTCCTTCAACTCCGCCTCAGTCACAGCGTCGACATcgatggccgccgccgccgccgcagcgaCGTTGCCGGAGCCGTTATCGGAGACAAGGAGGCCGAGATCCGGCGACGGAGGAGGGGCGGCGGAGGCGCCGCAAGCGTGGAAGCGGAGACGGTGGCGAAGGCGGGGTGAGGAATGGGGGAGGAGGCTGCGGGGCGGGATGCGAGCGATAGAAAGCGAAGGGGAGGATGCAGGGAGCTTGGAGACCGGACGGAGAGGCGTCGGGGGAGAGAGGAGGTAGACGGTTTGAACCATTTCTACGCCGATTGGAGAAGCCCTGAGGGTGGGGGAGAGGGGGCGGAGCGCTAAAGAAGAATCGTCCTTGAAAAGGCACAGGCGCTGTGGGGGGGACGGAGATTACAAAGCTCGCGAGGCTCTCACTTGGGATATATCGCCCGCTTATgtgaagaaaattttattttatttatttattcacaaaaAAAGGGTTTTTTGCCGGATGCATGAACGCTACATCCCGTTGACATAAACAAGCATAGCTATCAACGCTTAACAGCTTAATGGAAAACAATGGTCTTAGCATATGATAGATCTCATACATCCGATGATTATAATTATTATGTCTTAGCTAAGAAAAATATTCGATATAAATCATGTCAAATTATCAAACGTTAACATGAAACAGGTTGACTTTATTCTCATGCATAACATTCAAATGTATCTCTCTTTCCTCAACAGAAATTGAATGCTCAGAAAGAAATCTATTTTGTATGACATGGAACATGCAATGACTAATAAAACAACAGATCAATGCCCAGCTCTGCCCGCTTCACTCCTTTCCATCTGCTGCACGAAGAGATCCCAGCTGAACCGGTGCTTGAGTTCCCACCACTTTGGATGATCCATAAACAGATATATCTTGGCCCTGAGACTTCTCCTTCTCGATCTGTTCCTTGATCCAAAAGTATGTGATCCTCAGCCCGTCCTGTGCGAGTGGAAGAAGGAAAAGAGCATGAATCCTTTTGTCATAATTGTGTGGAAGAACAGATCAAATCACTCTTGTGGATACCTTAAGTTTCATTGTCGGAGCCCATCCGAGCTTCTCCTTGATCAAAGTGTTGTCGGAGTTCCGCCCGCGCACACCTTCCGGGCCAGGAATGTGGTGGATGGGAAGCTTCTTCTCCTCGAAGCTCAGCACTATCTCAGCCATCTCATTCATGCTCACCATTTCATCACTTCCGATGTTCACTGGCTCTCGGAAGTCCGACTTGGTCAGTCTAAAGCACCGAGTAACAGACATCACTCAGGAAGAACAGCCAAGCATGTTTGTTACGAGTGACTGACAGTATAGCTGTGTAGATCTACCTCAGAACACCTTCCACGCATTCATCGATGAAGGTGAAGGATCGGGTTTGCAGTCCATCACCCCACATCTCAAATCTATCTGCAGAGGTGAGAGTCTTCCTGCAGAATGCTGCAGGTGCCTTCTCCCTTCCACCTACAACTCAGAGAAGTACAAGGTGTCACCACAAACACTCGTCTTCGATGAGTAGAGACCACAGCCAGTGTATTACTACTACCTTTCCATGTCCCAAAGGGGCCATAGATGTTATGGAACCTTCCGATGCGGCACTCGATGCCGAAATCTTTGTTGTAGTGCTTGCACAACTCTTCGGTTGCCAGCTTCTCCAAGCCATAAGCATCTTGAGGCTGCAGGCAATGAAAGAGTTCAGATTCCAAGGTCGTAAGATCCAAGGTGTTTGATGTTTTGACAACTAACCTCAGcaggccatgcatcggactccttcAAGCTAACATTTGTCTCCAGTTGTTTGAATTCGGGGTAGATGCAGGCACTGGAAGCATAAAAGAACCTGCAAGGCATCATTCGCAGATCCATGTTAGAGAAGGCGGATGACACAAGACAAACTCGCGTGGGATGAAAGATGAGATGCAGAAGATTAACCACAAAACCTTTTGACGCCATTGATTCTTGCAGCTTCAAGCATGTTGAAGCTGATCATGGTGTTGTTGTACATGATCACGGAGTGGTTGGACTGGATGAAACCCATGCCTCCCATATCGGCAGCAAGATTGAAGACGTGATCTGCACCACTGGTGACCTTGAGGCAGTTGTCCATGACCCTGAGGTCGACGAGATGGAACTCGTGGCAGAACATGTCCTCGCTCATGTGCTCGTTCTTCTTCCAGTCGGAGGCGACGATGTAGTGGCCCTCGCTCTTGAGACGCCGGGCGATGTGGGAGGCGATGAAGCCTCCGGCGCCGGTGATGCAGATCCGGAGCGTCCCGGAAGGCCAGTAGGGCTCCCTCTCCAAGTCCTCGTACGTATGTGCTCCATAACCGGTTCCGTCATGCCCGGTGCTACCCATTCTGCAACAATTGGAAGCGTTAGCAGTAATCCGAGATGTTTCTTCCCAGGAATCTTCATGTAACATTTACTGGAACATTTATAACCCGAACTCAATCAAAGCAGAGTGTATTGCTTCAAAAAGATTTCCCCGTAAGGAGAGAAAGAAAACCAAGAACCAAAACGCAGCTGCATGAGAAGCTTCCTAAATCAACGCATGATTCATTTCTACAGCAAAAGAACGATTGCAGGAGTAAAGGAAAATTATGTAAAGCAGATTAACAAGGGAAAAAATTCAGATGATCCTGTAATTTGCACGTAACACAGAGAGATCAGATGAACACGAAGATAAAAGATGGAcctcgaagaggaagaggaagaggaagttcTTGACGGAGCAGCAGCAGTGGAAAGGTTGGGAGGAGATCTACGAAGCCTTTGGGATCATCCTTTATaacgtcaaaaaaaaaaaaaggaagatcgaAAATTAAGTAAAATATGTGGATGACGTCATACATTCTGGCTGGCACAGCCGACGAGGTTGAATATTTTCCTTCTGTCATATCCTTATTATATTATTACGAATTCGTTTAATAATTGGACGGATTTAATGCTTATAACAATGATACTCTCTTTTCCTACGCTAAATAGGAGTATTCTACTCCTAAAGCTACTTATATACGGCTCAGCCTCTGCCATCCGAGCGAGTAATAATAGCGCGTGTGCAATCGGCGTCGACCTGGTAGAAATTTCCTTCAGTCAACACCGCACGACGCATCTTCCCGTTGCGACATACCTAAAGTTCGACTGGGAAAGAAGAACGGGGACCACGTGGGACCcaccataaaaaaaaaagttggcGGACTCGAGGAAATTTTTTAGTTGATTGGGCACGATTTAATGCTGCGTACGACCGACACGCTACGTTCTTACGCGCGAGGGCGGCGTATTGTTTCTCCCGCCGCCCACTTGAACGGACAAGCGAGTGCCATCTGGACGAGTAATATTTGCGCGTGAACGATCGAGGTGCGACGGCTGGGGGTTTCCCTTAAATGAACCCCGGGACCCGCTTGATCTACCCTTCTCGCAACCCACCCTTTGCAGCGCAGATAGAACAGGTAGATAATCGGGTATCCGACAACATGGTAAGAGAAGCATTTTATTATTTAACAATTTCTTGCAATTAGAGACACACTTACCACGTGAAAGAACTGTCGCTTTGGTGAGCTGTACAGAAGAGTTGGTAAGAATTATTAGGGTTTAATAATACGAAAAAACAAAATTCATGGAAACTTATTGTGATTCTGATAGCCACACTGTTGAGAGTCACAAACTCATCGACTCCTTGGATTCTCCGTCGCATCATGGTTTAGTAGACACAGAAATGTTCTTACTAATTTACACTTGTGTGATCTTGATTAGTGTTTTGACAAAGCTAAGATGTAGAAGAAATTAGATGGTCATATTGGATCTTGTGAGAAGCATCTTTAATAGGAAGAAAATTATGATGATTTAGTATTCTACTTCTCGAGATCCAATCGAAGCAAAAGTTATAGAGTGAGAGACATGCACTTTCAACTCTCACTTTCCGAAGATTTGACTTGCATTCCCGAGATCCAATGAGAATAAGTCAAACGATGTGGAAAGACTGTAGAACTTGCACTTGAATCCTAAGATTTCAAGTCAGTCATTTGTCTAAGAAAAGTATTATGTCGATCTTTCACCACAAGTATGACAACATTGATTATGTCGATCTAAATAGACACAACTTACATAACATCACAATCGAATGATATAAATATT
This Musa acuminata AAA Group cultivar baxijiao chromosome BXJ1-2, Cavendish_Baxijiao_AAA, whole genome shotgun sequence DNA region includes the following protein-coding sequences:
- the LOC135608218 gene encoding GDP-mannose 3,5-epimerase 1-like; its protein translation is MGSTGHDGTGYGAHTYEDLEREPYWPSGTLRICITGAGGFIASHIARRLKSEGHYIVASDWKKNEHMSEDMFCHEFHLVDLRVMDNCLKVTSGADHVFNLAADMGGMGFIQSNHSVIMYNNTMISFNMLEAARINGVKRFFYASSACIYPEFKQLETNVSLKESDAWPAEPQDAYGLEKLATEELCKHYNKDFGIECRIGRFHNIYGPFGTWKGGREKAPAAFCRKTLTSADRFEMWGDGLQTRSFTFIDECVEGVLRLTKSDFREPVNIGSDEMVSMNEMAEIVLSFEEKKLPIHHIPGPEGVRGRNSDNTLIKEKLGWAPTMKLKDGLRITYFWIKEQIEKEKSQGQDISVYGSSKVVGTQAPVQLGSLRAADGKE